In Bradyrhizobium sp. 1(2017), one DNA window encodes the following:
- a CDS encoding integrase core domain-containing protein: MTELCDRYEISRKTGYKWLERYRLEGPGGLAERSHAARVHGRATPRHIVDAIVGLRLERPSWGPRKIVSRLEARQGDVDWPSASTAGEILKRAGLVSSRRVRRRAPPRMGQLTVPRHANHVWALDHKGWIRLGDGSRVEPFTVTDGFSRYLISLAATGSTQYGECQPLLERAFREYGLPQIIRSDNGSPFASTGTTGLTALSVWWIKLGIRHERIDPGHPQQNGRHERFHLTLLEAMRPPPPTRAAQARRFSAFARDYNEERPHEALGQRPPASCYQPSPREMPRRLPKPDYPSEAAVRQVRSNGEIKWRGDLIHICSALGGEAVAVEETEDGAWQVRFFDVPIGIIDQQTRKLRRCASAAPQLIKS, from the coding sequence ATGACGGAGCTTTGCGACCGCTACGAGATCAGTCGCAAGACCGGTTACAAATGGTTGGAACGCTACCGGCTGGAGGGGCCTGGGGGGCTTGCGGAACGCTCCCACGCCGCGCGGGTGCATGGGCGCGCGACACCACGGCACATCGTGGATGCGATCGTGGGGCTGCGGCTTGAGCGGCCGAGCTGGGGACCGCGCAAGATCGTGAGCAGGCTCGAGGCTCGGCAAGGGGACGTCGATTGGCCGTCGGCCTCGACGGCAGGCGAGATTCTTAAACGGGCGGGATTGGTCAGCAGTCGCCGGGTGCGGCGACGAGCGCCGCCGCGCATGGGGCAGCTGACGGTACCTCGGCATGCCAACCATGTATGGGCTCTCGATCACAAGGGCTGGATTCGACTGGGCGACGGCTCTCGGGTTGAACCCTTCACAGTGACCGACGGCTTCAGCCGCTATTTGATTAGTTTGGCGGCGACGGGCAGCACGCAATATGGCGAATGCCAACCACTGCTGGAGCGGGCGTTTCGCGAGTACGGCTTGCCGCAGATCATCCGCTCCGACAACGGCTCGCCATTCGCCTCGACCGGAACCACCGGCCTGACGGCGCTGTCGGTATGGTGGATCAAGCTTGGTATCCGTCATGAACGGATCGATCCTGGCCACCCGCAGCAGAACGGCCGGCACGAGCGCTTTCACCTCACGCTTCTGGAAGCCATGCGGCCACCGCCGCCAACCCGGGCGGCGCAGGCTCGTCGGTTCTCGGCATTTGCACGCGACTACAATGAAGAGCGGCCGCACGAAGCGCTTGGCCAGCGCCCGCCTGCCAGCTGCTATCAGCCTTCGCCCCGTGAGATGCCAAGGCGGCTTCCCAAGCCTGATTATCCATCCGAAGCCGCGGTTCGCCAGGTTCGCTCCAACGGCGAGATCAAATGGCGTGGCGACCTCATCCACATCTGCAGCGCTCTCGGCGGTGAAGCAGTCGCTGTCGAGGAAACCGAGGACGGAGCCTGGCAAGTGCGCTTCTTCGACGTGCCGATCGGCATCATCGACCAGCAAACACGCAAGCTGCGGCGCTGCGCTAGCGCAGCGCCGCAGCTGATCAAATCATGA
- a CDS encoding MFS transporter, with protein MLLSRKPKHEDRDGGVEQDNVVAPPAAGLPAPSRQSLRGLDWFIFFLADVQTGFGPFIAVYLTTQKWTQVEIGLVLSIGGIVALIGQMPGGAIIDAAKSERLVAALAIATIGCCALAYAAMPIFAVVVTAAILHAMASCVLGPAIAAISLGLVGPFAIGERLGRNARFASLGSGIAAAVMGTVGYLLSSRAVFLVTFLLVIPTLIALSRIREHEVDIARCHGEMPRDSADRGDTNVWHLIRQRPLIVFAFSVLLLQLANASMMPLIASAVTARSAQWATVLVAFCIVVPQAIVALLSPTVGRKAQLWGRRPLLLIGFGALAIRGLLFATVRDPYLLVLVQVFDGITAAVFAVMVPLIVADVAFGSGHFNLAQGIVGTATGIGASLSTVLGGYVSDKFGNATAFIGLSGVAAAGLLLVLLVMPETRRTGLVATKEMAG; from the coding sequence CTGCTGTTGTCGAGGAAGCCGAAACACGAAGATCGCGACGGCGGCGTCGAACAGGACAACGTTGTCGCGCCGCCGGCCGCGGGCCTTCCGGCGCCCTCGCGCCAGAGCCTGCGCGGCCTCGACTGGTTCATCTTCTTCCTCGCCGACGTGCAGACCGGATTCGGTCCCTTCATCGCGGTCTACCTGACGACGCAGAAATGGACTCAGGTCGAGATCGGCCTCGTGCTGTCGATCGGCGGCATCGTCGCCCTGATCGGCCAGATGCCCGGCGGCGCGATCATCGATGCGGCGAAATCGGAGCGGCTGGTCGCCGCCCTCGCGATCGCGACCATCGGCTGCTGCGCGCTGGCATATGCCGCGATGCCGATCTTCGCAGTCGTGGTGACCGCCGCCATCCTGCATGCGATGGCGAGCTGCGTGCTGGGCCCGGCGATCGCCGCGATCAGCCTCGGCCTCGTCGGCCCGTTCGCGATCGGCGAGCGTCTCGGACGTAACGCGCGCTTTGCCTCGCTGGGCAGCGGCATCGCGGCGGCCGTGATGGGGACCGTCGGCTATCTCCTGTCGAGCCGGGCGGTCTTCCTCGTGACCTTCCTGCTCGTGATCCCGACCCTGATCGCGCTCTCGCGCATCCGCGAGCATGAGGTCGATATCGCGCGCTGTCACGGCGAGATGCCGCGCGATTCGGCAGATCGCGGCGACACCAACGTCTGGCACCTGATCCGGCAGCGCCCGCTCATTGTCTTCGCGTTCAGCGTGCTGTTGCTGCAGCTCGCGAACGCCTCGATGATGCCGCTGATCGCAAGCGCCGTGACGGCGCGGTCGGCCCAGTGGGCGACGGTGCTGGTCGCCTTCTGCATCGTCGTTCCGCAAGCGATCGTGGCGCTGTTGTCGCCGACGGTCGGGCGCAAGGCGCAGCTCTGGGGCCGGCGGCCGCTGCTGCTGATCGGCTTCGGCGCGCTGGCGATTCGCGGCCTGTTGTTTGCAACCGTGCGCGATCCGTATCTCCTGGTGCTCGTGCAAGTGTTTGACGGCATTACCGCTGCCGTATTCGCGGTGATGGTCCCGCTGATCGTCGCCGACGTCGCCTTCGGCAGCGGCCATTTCAATCTGGCGCAGGGCATCGTCGGCACCGCAACGGGCATCGGCGCGTCGCTGAGTACGGTGCTTGGCGGCTATGTCAGCGACAAGTTCGGCAATGCGACCGCGTTCATCGGGCTGTCCGGCGTTGCCGCGGCGGGGCTCTTGCTCGTTCTCCTCGTGATGCCGGAAACACGGCGCACGGGTCTGGTTGCCACGAAGGAAATGGCCGGCTGA
- a CDS encoding helix-turn-helix domain-containing protein: protein MLTQTINTPAINTQVRDKIVPAHPVTDQFGAITGHVGLVATEFSYRKDEEIYGEDEPAEYVYQVVSGAVRSYKLLSDGRRQIGAFHLPGDVFGLESGPSHRLAAEAIIDTTVRLVKRASLEKAASVDVQVARRLWAMTAGELRHAEDHMLLLGRKTAMERVATFLLEMDRRLAVAGMMALPMCRRDIGDYLGLTLETVSRALSQLHTQGILGFSGARQIVLRNRQRLHNLDA from the coding sequence ATGCTGACCCAGACGATCAACACCCCGGCGATCAACACGCAAGTTCGCGACAAGATTGTCCCTGCCCATCCCGTCACCGACCAGTTCGGCGCGATCACGGGCCATGTCGGCCTCGTCGCCACCGAGTTCTCCTACCGCAAGGACGAGGAAATCTACGGCGAGGACGAGCCGGCCGAATATGTCTACCAGGTCGTGTCAGGCGCAGTGCGCAGCTACAAGCTTCTCTCCGACGGCCGCCGCCAGATCGGCGCCTTCCATCTTCCGGGCGACGTGTTCGGCCTCGAATCCGGCCCCAGCCACCGCCTCGCCGCCGAAGCCATCATCGACACCACCGTGCGTCTCGTGAAGCGCGCCAGCCTCGAGAAGGCCGCCAGCGTCGACGTGCAGGTCGCCCGCAGGCTCTGGGCGATGACCGCCGGCGAGTTGCGCCACGCCGAGGACCACATGCTGCTTCTGGGCCGCAAGACCGCAATGGAGCGCGTTGCAACCTTCCTGCTCGAAATGGACCGTCGCCTCGCCGTTGCCGGCATGATGGCGCTGCCGATGTGCCGCCGCGACATCGGCGACTATCTCGGCCTCACGCTCGAGACCGTGTCGCGGGCGCTGTCGCAACTGCACACCCAGGGCATCCTGGGCTTTTCCGGCGCCCGCCAGATCGTGCTGCGCAACCGCCAGCGCCTGCACAATCTCGACGCCTGA
- a CDS encoding amylo-alpha-1,6-glucosidase — MSAEAVTQFIAVSQTVETVAEQTFYIPMTGPAARPRRSLKHDDTFIVLDSHGDIGASAGGPDGLFHYDTRYLARLELVLDDLQPLLLGSNLRDDNSALTVDLTNPDIFRQGRLVFQKDLLHIVRTIFLWRGSAYQRIGVQNHGDARASFELTLLFDNDFADLFEVRGERRPRRGTGTSRLLGPTDVLFEYRGLDDTERTTGLHFDPRPTRLSVNAATWELDLDPHKTKSLFVAVSCNRPVTQKPARFFPSLLAHRREMRRHAVGAASIETSNNIFNEVLCQAMADLNMLTTETPQGRYPYAGIPWYSTTFGRDGLITALQMLWVDPRVAKGVLRRLAHFQAKAVDPLADAAPGKILHEMRGGEMAALGEVPFSQYYGSVDSTALFVLLAGSYFERTGDEATLIELWPAIEAGLAWIDGPGDPDQDGFVEYQRATEKGLANQGWKDSFDAIFHADGKLAEGNIALAEVQGYVYAAKQLAARCALRLGKPDRVRKLEAEAKALAERFEKAFWCEELGTYALALDGKKRPCKVRTSNAGQVLFSGMIREDRARLVAADLMQPHFFSGWGIRTVAQGEVRYNPMSYHDGSIWPHDNALIALGLARYGLKHSVAHVFKGLFDAATYMDLRRLPELFCGFRREKRRGPTLYPVACAPQAWASATPFTLLEAALGIEFDVARGEIRLRNPHLPAFLNEVILRDLRLGESSVDLRVSRHGDDVALEVLRTRGQIQVSIVLAR; from the coding sequence ATGTCGGCCGAAGCCGTAACCCAGTTCATTGCCGTATCGCAGACGGTGGAGACCGTCGCGGAGCAGACGTTCTACATTCCGATGACGGGACCCGCCGCCCGGCCGCGGCGGTCGCTCAAGCACGACGACACATTCATCGTGCTCGACAGCCATGGCGACATCGGCGCGTCGGCGGGCGGGCCAGACGGCCTGTTTCACTACGACACGCGTTATCTCGCGCGGCTGGAGCTCGTGCTCGACGATCTGCAGCCGCTGCTGCTCGGCTCGAACCTGCGCGACGACAATTCGGCGTTGACGGTCGACCTCACCAATCCCGACATCTTCCGTCAGGGCCGCCTCGTGTTTCAGAAGGATCTGCTGCACATCGTGCGCACGATCTTCCTGTGGCGCGGCAGCGCCTATCAGCGCATCGGCGTGCAGAACCACGGCGACGCGCGTGCCAGCTTCGAGCTGACGCTGCTGTTCGACAACGACTTCGCCGATTTGTTCGAGGTTCGCGGCGAGCGGCGGCCGCGGCGCGGGACCGGCACGAGCCGGCTGCTGGGGCCGACCGACGTGTTGTTCGAGTATCGCGGCCTCGACGACACCGAGCGCACCACCGGCCTGCATTTCGACCCGCGTCCGACCCGGCTGTCGGTCAATGCCGCGACCTGGGAGCTCGATCTTGACCCGCACAAGACCAAATCGCTGTTTGTCGCCGTCTCCTGCAACCGGCCGGTGACGCAGAAGCCGGCGCGGTTCTTCCCCAGCCTTCTGGCCCATCGCCGCGAGATGCGGCGGCATGCGGTGGGTGCGGCCAGCATCGAGACCTCCAACAACATCTTCAACGAGGTGCTGTGCCAGGCCATGGCCGACCTCAACATGCTGACGACGGAGACGCCGCAGGGACGATACCCCTACGCCGGCATTCCCTGGTACTCGACGACGTTCGGCCGCGACGGGCTGATCACCGCGCTCCAGATGCTCTGGGTCGATCCGCGCGTCGCCAAGGGCGTGCTGCGGCGTCTTGCGCATTTCCAGGCCAAGGCGGTCGATCCGCTCGCCGACGCTGCGCCCGGAAAAATCCTGCACGAGATGCGCGGCGGCGAGATGGCGGCGCTGGGCGAGGTGCCGTTCTCGCAATATTACGGCAGCGTCGATTCGACCGCGCTGTTCGTCTTGCTGGCGGGCAGCTATTTCGAGCGCACCGGCGATGAGGCCACGTTGATCGAGCTGTGGCCGGCGATCGAGGCGGGACTGGCCTGGATCGACGGTCCCGGCGATCCCGACCAGGACGGCTTCGTCGAATACCAGCGCGCGACGGAGAAGGGGCTCGCCAACCAGGGCTGGAAGGATTCCTTCGACGCGATCTTCCATGCCGACGGCAAACTCGCGGAAGGCAACATCGCGCTCGCCGAAGTTCAGGGCTACGTCTACGCCGCCAAGCAGCTCGCCGCGCGTTGCGCGCTGCGGCTCGGCAAGCCGGACCGCGTGCGCAAACTCGAGGCCGAAGCCAAGGCGCTGGCCGAGCGCTTCGAGAAGGCGTTCTGGTGCGAAGAGCTCGGCACCTATGCGCTCGCACTCGACGGCAAGAAACGCCCCTGCAAGGTGCGGACCTCGAATGCCGGCCAGGTGCTGTTCAGCGGCATGATCCGCGAAGACCGCGCCCGTCTCGTCGCCGCCGATCTGATGCAGCCGCATTTCTTCTCGGGCTGGGGTATCCGCACCGTCGCGCAAGGCGAGGTGCGCTACAACCCGATGTCCTATCATGACGGGTCGATCTGGCCGCACGACAACGCGCTGATCGCGCTCGGGCTTGCGCGCTACGGCCTCAAGCATTCGGTGGCGCACGTCTTCAAGGGGCTGTTCGACGCGGCGACCTACATGGATCTGCGCCGGCTGCCCGAACTGTTCTGCGGCTTCCGGCGCGAGAAGCGGCGCGGTCCGACGCTGTATCCGGTCGCCTGCGCACCGCAGGCCTGGGCCAGCGCGACGCCGTTCACGCTGCTGGAGGCGGCTCTCGGCATCGAGTTCGACGTGGCGCGCGGCGAGATTCGGCTGCGCAATCCGCATCTGCCGGCGTTCCTGAACGAGGTGATCCTGCGCGATCTCAGGCTCGGCGAATCCAGCGTGGATCTGCGGGTCAGCCGTCACGGCGACGATGTGGCGCTGGAAGTGTTGCGCACGCGCGGCCAGATTCAGGTCTCGATCGTGCTGGCGCGCTAG
- a CDS encoding glycosyltransferase family 4 protein, with protein MRIAQVAPLTEAVPPKLYGGTERVVHWLTEELVALGHDVTLFASGDSHTSAKLDALWPRALRLDGSVRDPNALHMVLLERVRQKCDDEEFDFLHFHLDYYPWSLFHRQPTPFVTTLHGRLDLPEHQPVFNTFSKMPVISISNAQRRPVPQANWVTTIHHGLPENLLTPKPAKQEYLAVLGRIAPEKGVDRAIKIATHCGIPLKIAAKVDRADQDYYDELIRPMIENNPLIDFIGEIGDHEKSDFLSGALGLLLPIDWPEPFGLVMIEAMACGTPVVAFNRGSVPEIIDEGLTGFVVEDIISAAGVVNRLSQLDRTAIRKQFETRFTARRMALDYLAAYRSLTEAQAPRIKLVSSAE; from the coding sequence ATGCGCATCGCGCAGGTAGCTCCGTTGACGGAGGCTGTTCCACCCAAGCTGTATGGCGGCACCGAGCGGGTGGTGCATTGGTTGACGGAAGAGTTGGTGGCCCTCGGGCACGATGTGACATTATTCGCCAGCGGCGATTCCCACACCTCGGCCAAGCTGGATGCGCTGTGGCCACGGGCGCTCCGTCTCGACGGTTCCGTGCGCGATCCCAATGCACTGCACATGGTGCTGCTGGAGCGGGTGCGGCAAAAATGTGACGACGAGGAGTTCGACTTCCTCCACTTCCATCTCGATTATTATCCGTGGTCGCTGTTCCACCGGCAGCCGACGCCATTCGTGACCACGCTGCATGGCCGGCTCGACCTGCCGGAGCATCAGCCGGTCTTCAACACCTTCTCAAAGATGCCTGTCATCTCGATCTCGAATGCGCAGCGCCGGCCGGTGCCGCAGGCGAATTGGGTGACGACGATCCATCACGGTCTTCCGGAGAACCTGCTGACGCCGAAGCCGGCGAAACAGGAATATCTCGCCGTGCTCGGCCGCATCGCGCCCGAGAAGGGCGTCGACCGCGCCATCAAGATCGCGACTCATTGCGGTATTCCGCTAAAGATTGCGGCCAAGGTCGATCGCGCCGACCAGGATTACTATGACGAACTGATCCGGCCGATGATCGAGAACAATCCGCTGATCGACTTCATCGGCGAGATCGGCGATCACGAGAAGTCGGACTTCCTGAGCGGCGCGCTCGGGCTTCTGTTGCCGATCGACTGGCCGGAGCCGTTCGGCCTTGTGATGATCGAAGCCATGGCCTGCGGAACGCCGGTCGTCGCTTTCAACCGCGGCTCGGTGCCGGAGATCATCGACGAGGGCCTCACCGGATTCGTGGTCGAGGACATCATCAGCGCCGCCGGGGTGGTGAACCGCCTTTCGCAACTCGACCGCACCGCGATCCGCAAGCAGTTCGAGACGCGCTTCACAGCGCGGCGCATGGCCCTGGACTATCTGGCGGCCTATCGCAGCCTGACCGAGGCGCAAGCGCCGCGGATCAAGCTGGTGAGCAGCGCGGAGTAG
- a CDS encoding ABC transporter ATP-binding protein: MDHLSGYARRPFAFVLRYLRMRMASHLVILAAVVGAVACSVGTQYGVKSLVDALSAGPSQGGGVWLAFILLMSLIAADNFLWRIASWTASFTFVRVTGDLRRDIFRHLTGHAPSYFSDRMPGMLTSRITATSNAVFTVENMFVWNVLPPCIATVAAIALIGTVSPYMALGLIVIAGGMVVAMFHLAAAGKPLHDDFADKAAAVDGEMIDVISNMPLVRAFCGIGHEHERFDATVNRELTARSRSLRYLEKLRLLHAAVTVLLTIALMAWAITLWQKGQATTGDVVLVCTLGISILSATRDLAVALVDVTQHVARLTEAIATLLVPHDLRDHPEAEPLVKSGAAIAYNNVTFGYPGGDKIFERFSLRLQPGQRVGLVGQSGGGKSTLFTLLQRFYDTDVGSITIDGQDISMVTQQSLREAISVVPQDISLFHRSIRENIRYGRPNATDDEVLRAAIAARCDFIDGLPEGLDTMVGDRGVKMSGGQRQRIAIARAFLKDAPILLLDEATAALDSESEEAIREALSRLMRGRTVIAIAHRLATLRNFDRVVVLKNGKIIEDGSPDRLMQGHGPYRELVTQEMSRLAQAAA, from the coding sequence ATGGATCATCTTTCTGGATACGCGCGCAGGCCATTTGCCTTTGTCTTGCGCTATCTTCGGATGCGAATGGCGTCGCATCTGGTGATCCTAGCTGCGGTCGTTGGAGCGGTTGCCTGTTCCGTGGGCACGCAATATGGCGTCAAATCCCTCGTCGATGCCTTGTCCGCGGGACCTTCGCAAGGCGGCGGCGTATGGCTGGCATTCATTCTGCTCATGTCGCTGATCGCCGCCGACAATTTCCTGTGGCGGATCGCAAGCTGGACAGCGAGCTTCACCTTTGTTCGGGTCACGGGTGATTTACGCCGTGACATATTTCGTCATCTGACCGGGCACGCGCCGAGCTATTTCTCCGACCGCATGCCGGGCATGCTGACGAGCCGTATCACCGCCACCTCGAACGCGGTGTTCACGGTCGAGAACATGTTCGTCTGGAATGTGTTGCCGCCGTGCATCGCCACAGTTGCGGCAATCGCGCTGATTGGAACCGTCAGCCCGTATATGGCGCTCGGCCTGATCGTGATCGCCGGCGGCATGGTGGTTGCGATGTTCCACCTCGCCGCCGCCGGCAAGCCGCTGCATGACGATTTCGCCGACAAGGCCGCCGCGGTGGACGGCGAGATGATCGACGTCATCAGCAACATGCCGCTGGTCCGTGCCTTCTGCGGCATCGGCCACGAGCATGAGCGGTTCGACGCAACCGTGAACCGGGAGCTGACCGCGCGAAGCCGCAGCCTGCGTTATCTGGAAAAGCTGCGGCTATTGCATGCCGCGGTGACCGTGCTTTTGACGATCGCGCTGATGGCCTGGGCAATCACGCTCTGGCAGAAGGGCCAGGCGACCACCGGCGACGTCGTGCTGGTCTGTACGCTCGGCATCTCGATCCTGAGCGCCACGCGCGATCTCGCGGTGGCTCTGGTCGACGTCACCCAGCACGTCGCGCGGCTGACCGAGGCGATCGCCACGCTGCTGGTGCCGCACGATCTGCGCGATCACCCCGAGGCCGAGCCTCTCGTCAAGAGCGGCGCGGCAATCGCGTACAACAACGTCACCTTCGGCTATCCCGGCGGCGACAAGATCTTCGAGCGGTTCAGCCTTCGCCTGCAGCCCGGCCAGCGCGTCGGCCTGGTCGGCCAGTCCGGTGGCGGAAAGTCAACGTTGTTCACGCTGCTTCAGCGCTTCTACGACACCGACGTCGGCAGCATCACCATCGACGGCCAGGACATCTCCATGGTCACGCAGCAGAGTCTCCGCGAGGCGATCTCCGTCGTGCCGCAGGACATCTCCCTGTTTCATCGCTCCATACGCGAGAACATCCGTTACGGCCGCCCGAACGCGACCGACGACGAGGTGCTGCGTGCGGCGATCGCGGCGCGCTGCGATTTCATCGACGGCCTGCCCGAAGGCCTCGACACCATGGTTGGCGACCGCGGCGTGAAGATGTCGGGCGGCCAGCGCCAGCGGATCGCGATCGCGCGCGCCTTCCTCAAGGACGCGCCGATCCTGCTGCTGGACGAAGCCACCGCGGCGCTCGACAGCGAGTCCGAAGAGGCCATCCGCGAGGCGCTGTCGCGGCTGATGCGCGGCCGCACGGTGATCGCGATCGCGCATCGTCTGGCGACGCTGCGCAATTTCGACCGCGTAGTGGTGCTGAAGAATGGTAAGATCATCGAGGACGGCTCGCCTGATCGTTTGATGCAAGGCCACGGACCCTATCGTGAGCTGGTCACGCAGGAAATGAGCCGGCTCGCGCAAGCCGCCGCGTAA
- a CDS encoding PRC-barrel domain-containing protein, translating to MRAIRTLILGMAIVAGLAVATSRAAEDPPAGQNEANAPATVQPPASTVPVTPKDAAPPPSVTIIGASEAHGVLGRDVRSAAGEDMGRIVDVIVDRTGHVRAAAIDFGGFLGVGSRKIVVDWNALRFGKIANKKDSITLELTKAQVAAAPEYKEDTPIVVLGASGSLQPLRAIQ from the coding sequence ATGCGTGCGATCCGAACGCTGATCCTGGGCATGGCCATCGTCGCGGGCCTGGCGGTCGCGACCTCGCGCGCCGCGGAGGATCCACCCGCGGGCCAGAACGAGGCGAATGCACCGGCAACGGTGCAGCCGCCGGCCTCGACGGTTCCGGTCACCCCCAAGGACGCCGCGCCGCCACCGTCGGTCACCATCATCGGCGCGAGCGAGGCGCATGGCGTCCTCGGCCGCGACGTGCGCAGCGCCGCCGGCGAGGACATGGGACGTATCGTCGACGTCATCGTCGATCGCACCGGCCATGTGCGCGCCGCGGCGATCGATTTCGGCGGCTTCCTCGGCGTCGGCAGCCGCAAGATCGTGGTGGACTGGAACGCGCTGCGCTTCGGCAAGATTGCCAACAAGAAGGACAGCATCACGCTGGAATTGACCAAGGCGCAGGTCGCGGCCGCGCCGGAATACAAGGAAGACACGCCGATCGTCGTGCTCGGCGCATCCGGCAGCCTTCAACCGCTGCGAGCGATTCAGTGA